A genomic window from Eleginops maclovinus isolate JMC-PN-2008 ecotype Puerto Natales chromosome 9, JC_Emac_rtc_rv5, whole genome shotgun sequence includes:
- the arhgap45b gene encoding rho GTPase-activating protein 45 isoform X2 has protein sequence MLKRVSKSSYNPYSTSQRVKKAEAKSKDRLDILPNKHNVWLKQLSILQEQPRKDAADITLSSSPLSSSSTLTPASAGLQDSSLSCPGTPSIQHNKLAAMQGLGCPSPVSTLKRPTALSRHASAAGFPLQSWVFSKGQGKSPSTPTTPSDGPESTAIEVEDIPALLRDVARFAEAVEKLKDVVLAEGKESQRPVAHECLGEVLRVLRQVINTYPLLNTVEILTAAGKLISKVKGFHYEACNEADKKDFEKAIETIAVAFSSNVSELLMGEVDSSTLLSLLPTEKSRSLENLYAGSSQGADSGHFRSDLHYMGRAEEVDVILQQSEGGVDSALLYAKTISKYMKDLISYVEKRTSLETEFSKGLQRLYHSCKHSITHPQMPLFSIYSLALEQDQEQSVGLQQANTTLHTQTFIQPLMQRKQEHEKRRKEIKEHWIRAKRKLMECEANLRKAKQAFMVRCEEYEKAKMAACRAEEEGGGSTAKSVEKKKRVEEEARNKSDEAEATYRTCIADATTQQQELEHTKVTVLRQLQDVIKQSDQTLRSATISYYQLMHMQTVALPVHYQTLCESSKLYDPGQQYAAHVRDLQLPEQPAVHYTFENYCPSSSSSHHGHRPRNDSFNTDSPATSVDAAAAENREAEAQRKRQGHKSWGSTVSDDSVGGEAGLESPTASSSDISKIARTSSTGTMSSNEDADEKDGNMTSFESPNMNGMDPDVVVSTRPFRNVGLSKAAQTHRLRKLRTPSKCRECDSYVYFQGAECEECFLACHKRCLETLAIQCGHKKLQGRLQLFGRDFSQVASCASDGIPFIITKCISEIERRALKMKGIYRVNGVKTRVEKLCQAFENGKELVELSQCSPHDISNVLKLYLRQLPEPIMLFRLYNNLMGLAKESLQGEAETPEGEEVESNSIIPAVGKGPELVDLGPGTDPEVLMLVDKLKQLLKELPKANVATLRYIIRHLRRIAELEEDNKMSPSNLGIVFGPSLMRPRPTGATISLSSLVDYPHQARIVECLIVFYSSIFQSKTSQTHKNSRSASSSTQQVDNADEQIADGEEDGGREEPNKPESEKTEEGCGSSLGSLGSSEQLPDSDSELDDSGQRAAPHHSLVKQESEMSMDDEPLSYRDSLDLSSQSVTLTVPEPEPEPEPEADQEENPDQVEPPALPVSGPPDEDTAAEEDLSVSLAELNVNQSNNNNYPCSPVLSLSGHPLARLSGKKLSLTRNKDSGPEFV, from the exons ATGCTGAAACGGGTCAGTAAGAGCAGCTACAACCCTTACTCTACGAGTCAGAGAGTTAAGAAAGCTGAGGCGAAAAGCAAAGACAGGCTGGACATACTGCCCAACAAGCACAACGTATGGCTTAAGCAG CTCTCCATTCTCCAGGAGCAGCCTCGGAAAGATGCAGCAGACAtcaccctctcctcttcaccctTATCCTCCTCTTCAACTCTCACCCCGGCTTCTGCCGGGCTGCAGGactcctccctctcctgccCCGGGACGCCCAGCATCCAGCACAACAAGCTGGCGGCCATGCAGGGGTTGGGGTGCCCGTCTCCTGTGTCCACCCTGAAGAGGCCGACTGCACTGAGCAGACACGCCAGCGCTGCAG GTTTCCCGCTCCAGTCCTGGGTGTTCTCTAAAGGCCAGGGGAAATCGCCCTCGACCCCGACCACTCCGTCTGATGGTCCAGAGAGCACAGCCATCGAGGTGGAGGACATCCCCGCCCTGCTGAGGGATGTGGCTCGCTTTGCAGAAGCTGTGGAGAAACTGAAGGACGTTGTTCTGGCTGAAG GTAAGGAGAGTCAGCGTCCCGTGGCTCACGAGTGTTTGGGGGAGGTCCTCCGAGTGCTGCGTCAGGTCATCAACACTTACCCTCTGCTCAACACCGTGGAGATCCTCACCGCTGCCGGAAAGCTCATCTccaaggtcaaag gttttcaCTATGAGGCTTGTAACGAGGCAGATAAAAAGGACTTTGAGAAGGCCATTGAAACCATTGCAGTCGCTTTTAGCAGCAA TGTGTCTGAGCTGCTGATGGGAGAGGTGGACAGCAGCACGCTGCTCTCCCTGCTGCCCACTGAGAAGAGCAGA TCGCTGGAGAACTTGTATGCTGGGTCGAGCCAGGGAGCAGACAGCGGACACTTCAGGAGCGACCTGCATTACATGG GCAGAGCTGAGGAGGTGGATGtgatcctgcagcagagcgAGGGAGGCGTGGACTCTGCTCTGCTCTACGCCAAAACCATCTCCAAATACATGAAGGACCTGATCAGCTACGTGGAGAAGAGAACTTCCCTGG agACTGAGTTCTCCAAAGGCCTCCAGAGATTGTACCATTCCTGCAAACACAGCATAACGCAT CCCCAAATGCCACTCTTCTCCATCTACTCTCTGGCTCTGGAGCAGGACCAGGAGCAGAGTGTGGGGCTGCAGCAGGCCAACAccaccctgcacacacagaccttCATCCAG CCTCTGATGCAGCGCAAACAGGAGCATGAGAAGAGACGGAAGGAAATCAAGGAACACTGGATTCGAGCTAAGAGAAAACTG ATGGAGTGTGAGGCGAACCTGCGTAAAGCCAAGCAAGCTTTTATGGTCCGCTGTGAGGAGTACGAGAAGGCCAAAATGGCAGCCTGCCGCgctgaggaggaaggaggaggatcCACGGCAAAGTCTGTGGAGAAGAAGAAACGAGTTGAGGAGGAGGCGCGCAACAAG tcAGACGAGGCGGAGGCCACCTACCGGACATGTATAGCCGACGCCACCACtcagcagcaggagctggagcaCACAAAGGTCACAGTGCTGAGACAACTGCAGGACGTCATCAAACAGAGCGACCAGACCCTGCGCTCG GCGACCATCTCGTACTACCAGCTCATGCACATGCAGACCGTCGCCTTGCCGGTCCACTACCAGACTCTGTGTGAGAGCAGTAAGCTGTACGACCCGGGCCAGCAGTACGCTGCTCACGTGAGAGACCTGCAGCTGCCCGAGCAGCCGGCTGTTCACTATACATTTGAGAACTACTGTCCCTCCAGCTCATCGTCACA CCACGGCCACAGACCAAGAAATGACAGTTTCAACACGGACAGTCCTGCCACCAGTGTggacgcagcagcagcagaaaacaGAGAAGCGGAGGCTCAGCGCAAGA GGCAGGGTCATAAGTCTTGGGGTTCCACAGTGAGCGATGACAGTGTCGGAGGAGAGGCGGGTCTAGAGTCGCCTACTGCCAGCTCCA GTGACATCAGTAAAATTGCTCGGACATCATCCACTGGGACAATGTCGTCCAATGAGGACGCAGATGAGAAAGACGGGAATATGACCTCATTTGAATCTCCAA ACATGAACGGCATGGATCCTGACGTGGTGGTGTCCACCAGACCTTTCCGTAATGTCGGCCTCTCTAAAGCAGCACAGACCCACCGGCTGAGGAAGCTACGGACACCGTCAAAGTGCCGCGAGTGTGACAGCTACGTTTACTTCCAGGGGGCAGAGTGCGAGGAG TGTTTTCTGGCGTGTCACAAGCGCTGTCTGGAGACTCTGGCCATCCAGTGCGGCCACAAGAAGCTGCAGGGCCGTCTGCAGCTGTTCGGCAGGGACTTCTCTCAGGTTGCCAGCTGTGCCAGCGATGGCATCCCCTTCATCATCACCAAATGCATCTCCGAGATAGAGAGACGGGCGCTCAAGATGAAG GGCATCTACAGGGTGAACGGGGTGAAGACTCGGGTGGAGAAGCTGTGTCAGGCCTTTGAAAACGGCAAGGAGCTGGTGGAGCTGTCCCAGTGTTCACCGCATGACATTAGTAACGTCCTCAAGCTTTACCTCAGACAG CTTCCAGAGCCCATCATGCTGTTCCGCCTGTACAACAATCTGATGGGTTTGGCAAAGGAGAGTCTGCAGGGAGAGGCAGAAACACCGGAGGGAGAGGAGGTCGAGTCGAACAGCATCATCCCGGCAGTGGGCAAAGGGCCCGAGCTGGTGGATCTGGGCCCTGGCACCGACCCTGAGGTCCTGATGCTGGTGGACAAGCTAAAGCAGCTTCTGAAGGAGCTGCCCAAAGCTAACGTCGCTACACTGCGCTACATCATTCGCCACCTCCGGAG GATtgcagagctggaggaggacaACAAGATGAGTCCCAGTAACTTGGGTATTGTGTTCGGCCCGTCCCTGATGCGACCCCGTCCCACCGGAGccaccatctctctctcctctctggtcGATTACCCCCACCAGGCTCGCATCGTGGAGTGTCTGATTGTCTTCTATTCATCCATCTTCCAGTCCAAAACctctcagacacacaaaaacagccGCTCAGCTTCCTCCTCCACTCAGCAG GTTGATAATGCAGATGAACAGATCGctgatggagaggaggatggaggaagagaggagccAAATAAACCAGAATCTGAGAAGACGGAGGAGGGATGTG GAAGCTCTTTAGGGTCCCTGGGGTCCAGTGAGCAGCTCCCTGACTCTGACTCGGAGCTGGACGACAGCGGTCAGAGGGCCGCACCCCACCACAGCCTGGTGAAGCAGGAGAGCGAGATGAGCATGGACGACGAGCCGCTGAGCTACAGGGACAGTCTGGACCTGTCGAGCCAGTCTGTAACCCTAACCGtcccagaaccagaaccagaaccagaaccagaggCAGACCAGGAAGAAAACCCAGACCAAGTGGAACCTCCTGCGCTGCCAGTCAGCGGGCCCCCAGATGAAGACACGGCGGCAGAGGAGGATCTGAGTGTCTCTCTGGCCGAGCTCAACGTGAACCagtccaacaacaacaactacccCTGCTCCCCCGTTTTGAGCTTGTCAGGGCATCCACTGGCGCGTTTGTCTGGGAAGAAATTATCCCTGACCAGGAACAAGGACAGCGGGCCCGAGTTTGTCTGA
- the arhgap45b gene encoding rho GTPase-activating protein 45 isoform X1: MCDSSSRRTTDRQLPWIKLSRDVTEIPLRRPTPKWRVGGWAGGLYVKLKEVGMDGKGTLKMFTRKKRELIKTPSISKKSRAGSPGPQSSALTLSILQEQPRKDAADITLSSSPLSSSSTLTPASAGLQDSSLSCPGTPSIQHNKLAAMQGLGCPSPVSTLKRPTALSRHASAAGFPLQSWVFSKGQGKSPSTPTTPSDGPESTAIEVEDIPALLRDVARFAEAVEKLKDVVLAEGKESQRPVAHECLGEVLRVLRQVINTYPLLNTVEILTAAGKLISKVKGFHYEACNEADKKDFEKAIETIAVAFSSNVSELLMGEVDSSTLLSLLPTEKSRSLENLYAGSSQGADSGHFRSDLHYMGRAEEVDVILQQSEGGVDSALLYAKTISKYMKDLISYVEKRTSLETEFSKGLQRLYHSCKHSITHPQMPLFSIYSLALEQDQEQSVGLQQANTTLHTQTFIQPLMQRKQEHEKRRKEIKEHWIRAKRKLMECEANLRKAKQAFMVRCEEYEKAKMAACRAEEEGGGSTAKSVEKKKRVEEEARNKSDEAEATYRTCIADATTQQQELEHTKVTVLRQLQDVIKQSDQTLRSATISYYQLMHMQTVALPVHYQTLCESSKLYDPGQQYAAHVRDLQLPEQPAVHYTFENYCPSSSSSHHGHRPRNDSFNTDSPATSVDAAAAENREAEAQRKRQGHKSWGSTVSDDSVGGEAGLESPTASSSDISKIARTSSTGTMSSNEDADEKDGNMTSFESPNMNGMDPDVVVSTRPFRNVGLSKAAQTHRLRKLRTPSKCRECDSYVYFQGAECEECFLACHKRCLETLAIQCGHKKLQGRLQLFGRDFSQVASCASDGIPFIITKCISEIERRALKMKGIYRVNGVKTRVEKLCQAFENGKELVELSQCSPHDISNVLKLYLRQLPEPIMLFRLYNNLMGLAKESLQGEAETPEGEEVESNSIIPAVGKGPELVDLGPGTDPEVLMLVDKLKQLLKELPKANVATLRYIIRHLRRIAELEEDNKMSPSNLGIVFGPSLMRPRPTGATISLSSLVDYPHQARIVECLIVFYSSIFQSKTSQTHKNSRSASSSTQQVDNADEQIADGEEDGGREEPNKPESEKTEEGCGSSLGSLGSSEQLPDSDSELDDSGQRAAPHHSLVKQESEMSMDDEPLSYRDSLDLSSQSVTLTVPEPEPEPEPEADQEENPDQVEPPALPVSGPPDEDTAAEEDLSVSLAELNVNQSNNNNYPCSPVLSLSGHPLARLSGKKLSLTRNKDSGPEFV, encoded by the exons CTCTCCATTCTCCAGGAGCAGCCTCGGAAAGATGCAGCAGACAtcaccctctcctcttcaccctTATCCTCCTCTTCAACTCTCACCCCGGCTTCTGCCGGGCTGCAGGactcctccctctcctgccCCGGGACGCCCAGCATCCAGCACAACAAGCTGGCGGCCATGCAGGGGTTGGGGTGCCCGTCTCCTGTGTCCACCCTGAAGAGGCCGACTGCACTGAGCAGACACGCCAGCGCTGCAG GTTTCCCGCTCCAGTCCTGGGTGTTCTCTAAAGGCCAGGGGAAATCGCCCTCGACCCCGACCACTCCGTCTGATGGTCCAGAGAGCACAGCCATCGAGGTGGAGGACATCCCCGCCCTGCTGAGGGATGTGGCTCGCTTTGCAGAAGCTGTGGAGAAACTGAAGGACGTTGTTCTGGCTGAAG GTAAGGAGAGTCAGCGTCCCGTGGCTCACGAGTGTTTGGGGGAGGTCCTCCGAGTGCTGCGTCAGGTCATCAACACTTACCCTCTGCTCAACACCGTGGAGATCCTCACCGCTGCCGGAAAGCTCATCTccaaggtcaaag gttttcaCTATGAGGCTTGTAACGAGGCAGATAAAAAGGACTTTGAGAAGGCCATTGAAACCATTGCAGTCGCTTTTAGCAGCAA TGTGTCTGAGCTGCTGATGGGAGAGGTGGACAGCAGCACGCTGCTCTCCCTGCTGCCCACTGAGAAGAGCAGA TCGCTGGAGAACTTGTATGCTGGGTCGAGCCAGGGAGCAGACAGCGGACACTTCAGGAGCGACCTGCATTACATGG GCAGAGCTGAGGAGGTGGATGtgatcctgcagcagagcgAGGGAGGCGTGGACTCTGCTCTGCTCTACGCCAAAACCATCTCCAAATACATGAAGGACCTGATCAGCTACGTGGAGAAGAGAACTTCCCTGG agACTGAGTTCTCCAAAGGCCTCCAGAGATTGTACCATTCCTGCAAACACAGCATAACGCAT CCCCAAATGCCACTCTTCTCCATCTACTCTCTGGCTCTGGAGCAGGACCAGGAGCAGAGTGTGGGGCTGCAGCAGGCCAACAccaccctgcacacacagaccttCATCCAG CCTCTGATGCAGCGCAAACAGGAGCATGAGAAGAGACGGAAGGAAATCAAGGAACACTGGATTCGAGCTAAGAGAAAACTG ATGGAGTGTGAGGCGAACCTGCGTAAAGCCAAGCAAGCTTTTATGGTCCGCTGTGAGGAGTACGAGAAGGCCAAAATGGCAGCCTGCCGCgctgaggaggaaggaggaggatcCACGGCAAAGTCTGTGGAGAAGAAGAAACGAGTTGAGGAGGAGGCGCGCAACAAG tcAGACGAGGCGGAGGCCACCTACCGGACATGTATAGCCGACGCCACCACtcagcagcaggagctggagcaCACAAAGGTCACAGTGCTGAGACAACTGCAGGACGTCATCAAACAGAGCGACCAGACCCTGCGCTCG GCGACCATCTCGTACTACCAGCTCATGCACATGCAGACCGTCGCCTTGCCGGTCCACTACCAGACTCTGTGTGAGAGCAGTAAGCTGTACGACCCGGGCCAGCAGTACGCTGCTCACGTGAGAGACCTGCAGCTGCCCGAGCAGCCGGCTGTTCACTATACATTTGAGAACTACTGTCCCTCCAGCTCATCGTCACA CCACGGCCACAGACCAAGAAATGACAGTTTCAACACGGACAGTCCTGCCACCAGTGTggacgcagcagcagcagaaaacaGAGAAGCGGAGGCTCAGCGCAAGA GGCAGGGTCATAAGTCTTGGGGTTCCACAGTGAGCGATGACAGTGTCGGAGGAGAGGCGGGTCTAGAGTCGCCTACTGCCAGCTCCA GTGACATCAGTAAAATTGCTCGGACATCATCCACTGGGACAATGTCGTCCAATGAGGACGCAGATGAGAAAGACGGGAATATGACCTCATTTGAATCTCCAA ACATGAACGGCATGGATCCTGACGTGGTGGTGTCCACCAGACCTTTCCGTAATGTCGGCCTCTCTAAAGCAGCACAGACCCACCGGCTGAGGAAGCTACGGACACCGTCAAAGTGCCGCGAGTGTGACAGCTACGTTTACTTCCAGGGGGCAGAGTGCGAGGAG TGTTTTCTGGCGTGTCACAAGCGCTGTCTGGAGACTCTGGCCATCCAGTGCGGCCACAAGAAGCTGCAGGGCCGTCTGCAGCTGTTCGGCAGGGACTTCTCTCAGGTTGCCAGCTGTGCCAGCGATGGCATCCCCTTCATCATCACCAAATGCATCTCCGAGATAGAGAGACGGGCGCTCAAGATGAAG GGCATCTACAGGGTGAACGGGGTGAAGACTCGGGTGGAGAAGCTGTGTCAGGCCTTTGAAAACGGCAAGGAGCTGGTGGAGCTGTCCCAGTGTTCACCGCATGACATTAGTAACGTCCTCAAGCTTTACCTCAGACAG CTTCCAGAGCCCATCATGCTGTTCCGCCTGTACAACAATCTGATGGGTTTGGCAAAGGAGAGTCTGCAGGGAGAGGCAGAAACACCGGAGGGAGAGGAGGTCGAGTCGAACAGCATCATCCCGGCAGTGGGCAAAGGGCCCGAGCTGGTGGATCTGGGCCCTGGCACCGACCCTGAGGTCCTGATGCTGGTGGACAAGCTAAAGCAGCTTCTGAAGGAGCTGCCCAAAGCTAACGTCGCTACACTGCGCTACATCATTCGCCACCTCCGGAG GATtgcagagctggaggaggacaACAAGATGAGTCCCAGTAACTTGGGTATTGTGTTCGGCCCGTCCCTGATGCGACCCCGTCCCACCGGAGccaccatctctctctcctctctggtcGATTACCCCCACCAGGCTCGCATCGTGGAGTGTCTGATTGTCTTCTATTCATCCATCTTCCAGTCCAAAACctctcagacacacaaaaacagccGCTCAGCTTCCTCCTCCACTCAGCAG GTTGATAATGCAGATGAACAGATCGctgatggagaggaggatggaggaagagaggagccAAATAAACCAGAATCTGAGAAGACGGAGGAGGGATGTG GAAGCTCTTTAGGGTCCCTGGGGTCCAGTGAGCAGCTCCCTGACTCTGACTCGGAGCTGGACGACAGCGGTCAGAGGGCCGCACCCCACCACAGCCTGGTGAAGCAGGAGAGCGAGATGAGCATGGACGACGAGCCGCTGAGCTACAGGGACAGTCTGGACCTGTCGAGCCAGTCTGTAACCCTAACCGtcccagaaccagaaccagaaccagaaccagaggCAGACCAGGAAGAAAACCCAGACCAAGTGGAACCTCCTGCGCTGCCAGTCAGCGGGCCCCCAGATGAAGACACGGCGGCAGAGGAGGATCTGAGTGTCTCTCTGGCCGAGCTCAACGTGAACCagtccaacaacaacaactacccCTGCTCCCCCGTTTTGAGCTTGTCAGGGCATCCACTGGCGCGTTTGTCTGGGAAGAAATTATCCCTGACCAGGAACAAGGACAGCGGGCCCGAGTTTGTCTGA